Proteins from one Xiphophorus hellerii strain 12219 chromosome 8, Xiphophorus_hellerii-4.1, whole genome shotgun sequence genomic window:
- the nfil3 gene encoding nuclear factor interleukin-3-regulated protein, translated as MPLNLLSVSDIKNMQSVKQDTDSSESYSGDDALVLAVALHRANKNLVPHKISSFPFKTKSTCRKKREFIPEEKKDTIYWERRRKNNEAAKRSREKRRINDMVLENKLMALGEENASLKAELLSLKMKFGLVSASAYTQEVQNVSSPPTVNPHEELISPTAIQSLFKRDLVHVKHLPLMSETWAASQASFTDYRTADFKQEPEENSTWQETSTPYKLYKNCKVSHLSDVYSQAASFMQTARSSSNSPRTSDENSLCKASDGEDEQQVPKGLVPSVVDQKSVIVSTHKVPDVSSSALPHKLRIKSRTIQIKMEPTDPEYESSGKTSSASVLEGVCFQTTQNSSAYMQPSHCPLSVQVSNMQGWSRGSDSSVSTQWLPE; from the coding sequence ATGCCTTTGAATTTACTGTCTGTTTCTGACATTAAGAATATGCAATCAGTCAAGCAAGACACTGACTCCAGTGAGTCATACAGTGGAGATGATGCCTTGGTGCTTGCTGTGGCTTTACACAGAGCTAACAAAAATCTTGTACCTCACAAAATTTCATCATTTCCTTTCAAGACTAAATCTACGTGCCGCAAAAAACGCGAATTCATcccagaggaaaagaaagacacCATTTACTGGGAGAGACGACGCAAAAACAATGAAGCTGCCAAGCGCTCAAGAGAGAAGAGACGCATTAATGACATGGTCCTTGAAAACAAGCTGATGGCACTTGGAGAGGAAAATGCCTCCCTTAAGGCAGAACTGCTgtcattaaaaatgaagtttgGCTTAGTTAGCGCATCAGCATATACCCAAGAAGTTCAAAATGTATCTAGTCCCCCCACGGTAAACCCCCACGAAGAGTTGATATCTCCCACTGCTATCCAGAGTTTATTCAAAAGAGATCTTGTACATGTCAAACACTTACCTCTCATGTCTGAAACATGGGCTGCAAGTCAAGCAAGCTTTACTGACTATAGGACAGCAGATTTTAAACAAGAACCAGAAGAAAACTCCACCTGGCAGGAAACTAGTACACCATATAAACTCTACAAAAATTGTAAGGTTAGCCATTTGTCTGATGTCTACTCACAAGCAGCATCATTCATGCAGACTGCCAGGTCATCCAGTAATTCGCCCAGGACCTCAGATGAAAATTCTTTATGCAAAGCATCAGATGGTGAGGATGAGCAGCAAGTCCCTAAGGGGTTGGTGCCTTCAGTAGTTGACCAAAAAAGCGTTATTGTTTCTACTCACAAAGTGCCAGATGTCAGTTCTTCAGCTTTACCACATAAACTACGAATCAAATCAAGAACCATCCAAATTAAAATGGAGCCAACTGACCCTGAATATGAGTCCTCTGGAAAGACTTCTTCTGCCAGCGTTTTAGAAGGAGTGTGTTTCCAGACCACCCAGAACTCCTCAGCATACATGCAGCCTTCCCACTGTCCTTTGTCGGTACAGGTGTCCAACATGCAAGGCTGGAGCCGTGGGTCTGATAGCAGTGTTTCTACACAGTGGCTGCCAGAATAA
- the auh gene encoding methylglutaconyl-CoA hydratase, mitochondrial, with product MAAAVGRLSLWLTSRVYVDRDRAHRVTASYLCWRQQRYCCFSRPIAATRQYSSDSRDDLKVRYLDGEDAGIVVVGINRPKAKNSISKNLVNMMFEAVEDIKKNNKVRSVILSSLVPGIFCAGADLKERAKMHQSEVGPFVSKARALITELDNLSVPTIAAIDGAALGGGLEMALACDIRIASSSAKMGLVETKLAIIPGAGGTQRLPRIIGVSVAKELIFTARIVDGKEAGRLGLVNHSVEQNDSGDAAYLYALELARQINPQGPIAVRMAKLAINQGIEVDLSTGLAIEEACYAQVIPTKDRLEGLAAFKEKRRPHYKGE from the exons ATGGCTGCTGCAGTGGGACGTTTGTCCCTGTGGTTAACCTCCAGAGTGTACGTGGATCGAGACAGAGCGCACAGGGTGACAGCCTCATACCTTTGCTGGCGACAGCAGAGATATTGCTGTTTCAGTCGCCCCATAGCTGCAACACGGCAATACAGTTCTGACTCCAGGGATGACCTGAAGGTCCGATATCTGGATGGGGAAGATGCGG gaattgttgttgttgggATAAATCGACCAAAAGCCAAAAACTCCATAAGCAAAAATCTTGTTAACAtg ATGTTTGAGGCTGTAGAGGATATTAAGAAGAATAACAAAGTGCGCAGTGTTATTTTATCCAGCTTGGTTCCTGGTATTTTCTGTGCAG GTGCAGATCTGAAAGAGAGAGCAAAGATGCATCAAAGTGAGGTGGGACCGTTTGTTTCAAAAGCAAGAGCCCTCATCACAGAGCTGG ataatCTTTCAGTACCTACTATTGCTGCAATTGATGGGGCTGCCTTAGGAGGAGGTTTGGAAATGGCCCTTGCTTGTGACATAAGAATTGCTT CCAGCAGTGCAAAAATGGGACTAGTTGAGACAAAGCTTGCAATTATTCCTGGAGCAG GTGGAACACAACGTCTCCCAAGGATTATTGGTGTGTCTGTAGCCAAGGAACTCATATTTACTGCTAGAATAGTGGATGGAAAAGAGGCAGGTCGTCTGGGGCTAGTCAATCATTCCGTAGAGCAGAATGACAGTGGAGATGCTGCCTATCTCTACGCTCTTGAACTTGCTCGTCAGATCAACCCTCAG GGTCCAATTGCAGTTAGGATGGCTAAACTAGCAATCAACCAAGGAATAGAG GTGGATTTATCTACAGGTTTGGCAATTGAAGAGGCATGCTATGCTCAG GTGATCCCAACAAAAGACCGATTGGAAGGTTTGGCTGCTTTTAAGGAGAAGAGGCGTCCTCATTACAAGGGGGAGTGA